One genomic window of Arvicola amphibius chromosome 4, mArvAmp1.2, whole genome shotgun sequence includes the following:
- the Dcaf7 gene encoding DDB1- and CUL4-associated factor 7 translates to MSLHGKRKEIYKYEAPWTVYAMNWSVRPDKRFRLALGSFVEEYNNKVQLVGLDEESSEFICRNTFDHPYPTTKLMWIPDTKGVYPDLLATSGDYLRVWRVGETETRLECLLNNNKNSDFCAPLTSFDWNEVDPYLLGTSSIDTTCTIWGLETGQVLGRVNLVSGHVKTQLIAHDKEVYDIAFSRAGGGRDMFASVGADGSVRMFDLRHLEHSTIIYEDPQHHPLLRLCWNKQDPNYLATMAMDGMEVVILDVRVPCTPVARLNNHRACVNGIAWAPHSSCHICTAADDHQALIWDIQQMPRAIEDPILAYTAEGEINNVQWASTQPDWIAICYNNCLEILRV, encoded by the exons ATGTCCCTGCACGGCAAACGGAAGGAGATCTACAAATATGAAGCGCCCTGGACTGTCTACGCCATGAACTGGAGCGTGCGGCCCGACAAGCGCTTTCGCCTGGCGCTGGGCAGCTTCGTGGAGGAGTACAACAACAAG GTTCAGCTTGTTGGTTTAGATGAAGAGAGTTCGGAGTTTATTTGCCGAAACACCTTTGACCACCCATACCCCACTACAAAGCTCATGTGGATTCCTGACACAAAAGGCGTCTATCCAGACCTGCTGGCGACGAGTGGCGACTATCTCCGTGTGTGGAGG GTTGGTGAAACAGAGACCAGGCTGGAGTGCTTGCTAAACAATAACAAGAACTCAGACTTCTGTGCTCCCCTGACCTCCTTTGACTGGAACGAGGTGGATCCTTATCTTTTAG GTACCTCAAGCATCGACACAACCTGCACCATCTGGGGACTGGAGACCGGGCAGGTGCTGGGACGAGTGAATCTCGTATCTGGCCATGTGAAGACCCAGCTAATTGCCCATGACAAAGAG GTCTATGATATTGCATTCAGCCGAGCCGGAGGTGGCAGGGACATGTTTGCCTCTGTGGGCGCAGATGGCTCTGTGAGGATGTTTGACCTCCGCCATCTGGAACACAGCACCATCATTTACGAAGACCCCCAGCATCACCCACTGCTCCGTCTCTGCTGGAATAAGCAGGACCCTAACTACCTTGCCACCATGGCCATGGATGGAATGGAG GTGGTAATTCTGGATGTTCGAGTTCCCTGCACACCTGTCGCCAGGCTAAACAACCACCGAGCATGTGTCAATGGCATTGCTTGGGCGCCGCATTCATCCTGCCACATCTGCACTGCAG CGGATGACCATCAGGCTCTCATCTGGGACATCCAACAGATGCCTCGGGCCATCGAGGACCCGATCCTGGCCTACACAGCTGAAGGAGAGATCAACAATGTGCAGTGGGCCTCAACTCAGCCGGACTGGATCGCCATCTGCTATAACAACTGCCTGGAGATACTCCGTGTGTAG